The following is a genomic window from Podarcis raffonei isolate rPodRaf1 chromosome 5, rPodRaf1.pri, whole genome shotgun sequence.
AGCTGGGCTGCTGCAGGATATTGGAAATATCAGGTGCAATGGGGGCAAATTTCAGTTTCCTGCTCCACCCGGTTCTTCAGAGCTCAGTGCAGTGCGTCATAAATCCTCCAAAGAGAGAGTGCATCGCTGCATGGCGAACTGAGGAAACAGAGAGAGACTTTGGCTGAACAAAAGTGGATAAATGAGAATGTGATGCTGGACCCCGCAACAGCTCACACTCGATTTATTGTGTTTGACAGTCAGAAAGCTGTTGCATGGGGAGCTGTCCTGCAGCACTGGTAGATTCAACCCCACCCACTGTGTGCTTGGCTCTCAAGGATTAACATCAGGGAAGCATGAGTAGACAGTGGATGTGAGCAAGGGACCTTCCTGGTGTGGCTGCAGGTGTGGCCAGAGAATTTGTGAAGAGGAAAGGACTGCTGAATATTGTCCCTGAGGAGGGAATCATGGCTGTTAGGCCTGGGCGATGTATCagtactagggctgggcaatacctGCTTTTCAACATCAAAATAAACATTGTGATATTTAATAATGCCTGAAGCTATGTAGAGGCAAAAATGGtgatgtcctggcaactgctactacttatgGGTCTGATAATTTTCTACTTaacctttaacatattgttacaactgttGTGCTACTTTAAACATTATCAGTACAACGGTACTATAGCCAGTTTTCTGTAAAATTAAAGCGGTAAAAAGAATCTAAATCTAatggctggatagctcagttggttagagcgtggtgctgataatgctaaggttgcaggttcgaaccccatatggggcagctgcatattcctgcattgcagggggttggactagatgatcctcagggtcccaactctacaattctatgaaaagacAAACATTTACTCAATGATAGCAAGCTTAGCTAAACCATtaaaaaattctggagaaaatagtACTGTTCTATGCAGTTTTGTGGGCAAAGTCAAAATTCACAGAGGTAGTagatttagaaaaaaaatattaaataaacctGCGTATGATTATAAATGTaatttattttcaacaaattcaAGAGTAGTTTAAGTCTACTTGCACCACCTGTGGGATGAtggcagaatcacagagttggaagggagggacctctgagggtcttctagtccagccctctgcaaggcaggaacctCACTGATGCAGCCGTGATAGATTGCCATCCAGCCTCTCCCATAAGAGAGCAAAGGCAACCAGTTaaatctcccacacacacacacacacaccctttacttAACCCATTTGTGACACAAGGAACAATAAGGCTTTGGCATGGCAAATATATGTGCTtttttactcctgagtaaaaaaTTCCTgcgtttcagggggttggactagatgacccccaggggtcCCACCCAACTCCACAATCCTATGAAATCACGGCTTTGTGCCGCGGCGAGCTTCCCTTTACTTGGGAGGCTCTCCCCctagccccgcccccgccctTGAGCAGGcaagccaaccaaccaaccagctcCCGGTCCTGCCAGGAAATCTTCCTGCTGAGCCGGAAATCAGCCAATCGCGGAGGACGTCCGCAGCACGAGCCGCTGCAGCCAACCGCAGCTCGCTTGCCCGGGCAGAGCAGCCAATAGGAGCGGGATCTTTGCCCCACCTGACCTTGCTCGCTCGGCTCCGTTCTGATTCCGGCTGCAACCGCAGACTCGCGCGCTTTCGAAACCTTAGGACTTTGCCCCCTCGAGCTGCGCCGGGTAGAGCCCTGTTCGCGCACAGGAGAAGGGGGATCTCCGTGAGTTTTGCACCTGCTCTTTCCAGCTAAGCGAACAGATCCCAGGGGGCCCGGGGCAGTCCCCACGTGCCTCCTTCGCCCGAGTTCTCTTGCACAACTTCGAAGCTTCGCCCTCCCTCTGCAAGGCTCTGATCCCCCTCCTGAGCTGAACTTTTTCCACCATGCCGAGTGGATTTCTCTCCCGGTGCTGCTAAGGAAACGCTTTCTTCCTCCCCGCAATGGCCGAGGCTCTGCAGGTGATAGCAGAGAAAGCTGGCTGTGTCGTCCGTGTTTCTCACGCGCGCGGATCTGTGCCCCAAGGACCCTGGAGTGGCAGCGGCGTCCTTTTGACGCCTGACCCGGCCATTGTCCTCTGCCATGGCTCCGtcttctctcctttcctcctgCCAGCCGAGCACCAAGACTGGGCCCAGAGCCGATTTCTCCTCCCTGATAGCTTCCCCCCGGACATCCGGATCCAAGTGCTTAGGCCAGCAGAATGCAGTCTTAAAGCTCCCAATAGGAACTGGCTAGGTGGAGATCTGGCGGGGAACACCCCAGCCTTGAGATTCAACCCACTTTCAAATTGGCACGAGACACCCAGCGGCCTCCGCTGCCACAAGGCCGAACTCATCATGATGCTCCCCTGTGTGCCATTCCAAGATGCTTTCTCCAAACTCTTCAACTCCACTGAACAGTGGCGTTTTGGCACAGAGATGGAGGTTGAAGAGGAATCCAGCGCCCCGGAAGACGAGGCACATATCCTGCCCTGGTTTGCACTGCTGAGGATCTTGGATGGCGATTCCCATGGTGTGGGCGGGGTGAGCTGCGTGGCGGCCGAAACACTGAGGAAGGGAGACCCGGTCTTCGCCTGTGGCTCCCCGTTTGGCTCGTTCTGCCCGGATATCTTCATGAACACCCTCAGCAAAGGGATCGTGAGCAACACATCCGGAGAAAACAATGCCCTAATCCTGACCGACGCTCGCTGCTTGCCTGGCACTGAAGGGGGCGGTGTCTATGCATTATCAGAAACCGGCCTTCACTTGGTTGGGATAATCGTAGCTCCGCTTTGCTGGAAATCCAGCGAATGGGTTGGTCTAACTCTGGTTTGTGCTGTCAACAGTATTCTACACTGCATCCGGAGCCCCCTTTCTGGGCCTCACCGGGCTCTGAAAACATGGCTGAACCCCTTGGAACTTGTGGCCAAGTCTCAAGGAAAGATGGTGGCCAGAGACGGACCACATCAGCAAATGCTGGCTGCTGTGGTTCTGGTGGAACGGGGCCTCACCTGGGGATCTGGCGTGATCGTGAACTCAAGACTGGTGTTGACCTGTCGACACGTGGCCAACGGCGCAACAAGTGTCTGCGTTAGGTTGCAGCCCAGCCACGGAAAGTATGTTTGGATTCTCACCTGTATTGAGAGATGCTGAGGTCAAGTTCTTTTTGCTTTGCTGCATCTTCTAGTCTCTGCAAGATTTGACACTTGA
Proteins encoded in this region:
- the TYSND1 gene encoding peroxisomal leader peptide-processing protease; the protein is MAEALQVIAEKAGCVVRVSHARGSVPQGPWSGSGVLLTPDPAIVLCHGSVFSPFLLPAEHQDWAQSRFLLPDSFPPDIRIQVLRPAECSLKAPNRNWLGGDLAGNTPALRFNPLSNWHETPSGLRCHKAELIMMLPCVPFQDAFSKLFNSTEQWRFGTEMEVEEESSAPEDEAHILPWFALLRILDGDSHGVGGVSCVAAETLRKGDPVFACGSPFGSFCPDIFMNTLSKGIVSNTSGENNALILTDARCLPGTEGGGVYALSETGLHLVGIIVAPLCWKSSEWVGLTLVCAVNSILHCIRSPLSGPHRALKTWLNPLELVAKSQGKMVARDGPHQQMLAAVVLVERGLTWGSGVIVNSRLVLTCRHVANGATSVCVRLQPSHGKSSVAKGKVVFATKDSSPYDVALVELEDDLPTSTEPVLASEFYKGEDVSIVGFGVFGQACGPSVTSGILSAVITVGDEPVMLQATCAVHGGSSGGALFSTHSGKLLGIVASNTRDNSIGVTYPHLNFSIPITVLQPALLEYLHSRSLRGFRELDRVSHKIQVVWRLQREPVEGPLSKL